One window of the Rhipicephalus microplus isolate Deutch F79 chromosome 2, USDA_Rmic, whole genome shotgun sequence genome contains the following:
- the LOC142795271 gene encoding solute carrier family 22 member 7-like, producing MSKSPLRGSKCRRRSEGFLTPLSELPESNAKTLSNRSVASGVEPAEHQLHSSSSMREAALMSSPWQSPTSPQECDSAFSAVAPSGLTTPSDSPTPLIALPTSTPSNASRRSSLGSSSHFATLPASLSAKRPSRMCRYPKARVLTTSAASYSDTDLTSERCTLSIGSRIRERRPGLRQSYPSVVKQKSSQDERVALQIQPCEDVPASWATKARQLLSPLLGRFRSLSANGSPDELRRYSQQTPGGAPRVIAQQPCNAGMKQPESTSVSSKQRQPNESLQSVSQQSLLRASLSTQQDVSPLPPPAVNSAMARCLRREEASFLVGRRGPFQTTTFHFGLLVAFMVPFQTLPLQIVQHDIDYWCARPKNLRNITTEEWKHQMVPRTEDGDYSRCCMYADFNATGEPTVPCTSWEYGASAYHYSLVEEFGLVCERAWYLPVSCSAFAMGAICALLITGPLADWLGRKPVMQFALMVLLAAVMVILLFVRLNTFVVMRFLLGASTATLFNTTFVLVMEVLAPERRTLYAMALLISKVIGTIIASTMMLARFSWYMLHLASILPCFMMLRTVTALIESPRWLLARGRLEEAEAVVMHAATLNAENLFDVRRQWARQRRELENREGIRQSTFCQAACLRCRWRNNGILCFCWSVTAFTLQATLLKIHYLGLYPAALVALFALLSVPGELGAMASVAHIGRKTSLAWALIIAATALFGAAAWGDANEVSTVTLLTLASVGTDASQAVLTLYTAEVYPTVMRCWGLATCACFSAAASIAMPVVVHLGFLQVSWLPLVVVSLLGLTAAFLAIQLPDVKESAVLPDEPSDIPFEAPPGITQPVPDNANVDPQGTQSNDKRRTLRQN from the coding sequence ATGTCCAAGTCGCCACTTCGTGGTTCCAAGTGCAGGCGAAGGAGTGAAGGTTTCCTAACGCCGCTGTCCGAGCTCCCTGAATCGAACGCCAAGACGTTGAGCAACCGCAGCGTAGCGTCGGGAGTCGAACCTGCTGAGCATCAGTTGCATTCTTCGTCGTCGATGCGAGAAGCGGCGTTGATGTCCTCCCCATGGCAATCTCCGACATCACCGCAAGAATGCGATTCTGCCTTCAGCGCCGTAGCACCTTCGGGCTTAACTACTCCATCCGACTCCCCGACTCCATTGATAGCACTTCCCACTTCAACGCCATCTAATGCATCCCGAAGATCATCGTTGGGCTCCTCATCACACTTCGCTACATTGCCAGCGTCACTCTCTGCGAAGCGACCATCTCGTATGTGCAGGTATCCGAAGGCCAGAGTTTTGACGACGTCGGCTGCAAGTTATTCCGACACAGATCTTACCTCGGAGCGATGCACGTTGTCGATAGGCTCCCGCATTCGCGAACGCCGTCCAGGTCTGCGGCAATCGTACCCGTCTGTTGTGAAGCAGAAATCGTCGCAGGACGAGCGCGTGGCTTTGCAGATCCAGCCCTGCGAGGACGTTCCTGCTTCCTGGGCAACCAAAGCTCGGCAGCTactgtcaccgttacttggccgTTTCCGCTCATTGTCAGCAAACGGCAGCCCTGACGAGTTGCGGAGATATTCGCAACAAACACCTGGCGGCGCTCCACGGGTGATCGCTCAGCAACCATGCAACGCGGGCATGAAGCAGCCCGAGTCGACCTCCGTATCAAGCAAGCAAAGGCAGCCGAACGAGAGCCTGCAGTCTGTCAGTCAGCAATCCCTGTTGCGGGCTTCGCTGAGCACGCAGCAAGATGTCTCACCCCTGCCACCACCTGCGGTTAACAGTGCGATGGCGAGGTGTTTGCGCCGAGAAGAGGCTTCTTTTCTTGTCGGCAGGCGCGGTCCGTTCCAAACGACGACATTCCACTTTGGCTTGCTCGTAGCCTTCATGGTGCCCTTTCAAACGCTGCCGCTGCAGATCGTCCAGCACGATATTGATTACTGGTGCGCTAGACCCAAGAATCTACGCAACATTACTACAGAAGAGTGGAAGCACCAGATGGTTCCTCGCACCGAAGATGGCGATTACAGCCGGTGCTGCATGTATGCCGATTTTAATGCCACCGGTGAACCCACAGTGCCGTGCACCAGCTGGGAGTACGGAGCCTCCGCCTATCACTACTCCCTTGTGGAGGAGTTTGGCTTGGTCTGCGAACGTGCTTGGTACCTGCCGGTGAGCTGTTCTGCCTTCGCAATGGGCGCCATCTGCGCATTGCTCATCACGGGACCTTTGGCGGACTGGCTAGGCAGAAAGCCAGTGATGCAGTTCGCATTGATGGTTTTGTTGGCGGCAGTTATGGTGATTCTATTGTTCGTCAGGCTAAACACGTTCGTAGTCATGCGCTTCCTCCTCGGAGCCTCCACTGCCACGCTTTTCAACACTACCTTTGTGCTTGTGATGGAAGTTCTGGCCCCGGAGCGCCGCACTCTTTACGCAATGGCGCTGTTGATAAGCAAGGTTATCGGTACCATCATCGCCTCCACCATGATGCTGGCCCGGTTCAGCTGGTATATGCTACACCTTGCAAGCATACTGCCATGCTTCATGATGCTGCGCACTGTCACCGCCCTTATCGAGTCGCCACGCTGGTTGCTGGCTAGAGGCCGGCTAGAGGAGGCTGAGGCGGTCGTCATGCATGCGGCCACGCTCAATGCTGAGAACCTGTTTGATGTGCGGCGCCAGTGGGCACGCCAGCGTCGTGAGTTAGAAAACCGAGAAGGCATTCGGCAGAGTACTTTTTGTCAGGCAGCCTGCCTGCGATGCCGTTGGAGGAATAATGGCATTCTTTGCTTCTGCTGGAGCGTGACCGCATTCACGTTGCAGGCGACGTTGCTTAAGATTCACTACCTCGGACTCTATCCGGCAGCTCTCGTAGCGCTGTTCGCGCTGCTGTCTGTCCCAGGCGAGCTGGGTGCTATGGCGTCGGTGGCACACATCGGCCGCAAGACGTCTCTCGCTTGGGCATTGATTATTGCTGCCACTGCCCTGTTCGGGGCCGCTGCATGGGGCGATGCGAATGAGGTATCCACCGTGACCCTGCTGACTCTGGCGAGCGTGGGCACGGATGCATCACAAGCTGTTCTCACACTGTACACAGCAGAAGTGTACCCCACAGTGATGCGCTGTTGGGGCCTGGCAACGTGTGCGTGCTTTTCTGCGGCGGCCAGCATCGCCATGCCAGTGGTCGTGCATCTAGGATTTCTCCAGGTGTCATGGCTGCCACTAGTCGTGGTGTCGCTGCTGGGGCTCACCGCTGCCTTTCTGGCAATTCAGCTTCCGGACGTAAAAGAGAGTGCCGTGCTGCCGGACGAGCCGTCGGACATACCGTTTGAGGCGCCTCCCGGGATCACCCAACCAGTGCCCGATAACGCAAACGTTGATCCGCAAGGGACCCAGAGCAACGACAAACGCCGAACGCTACGTCAAAATTGA